From Desulfovibrio sp.:
GATGCGCGTCAGCGTCAGCTCCTGGCGATAGAGCAGCAGGGCGGCGATGAGCAGGGGCGGGGCAAGGGAGAGAAGAAGCAGATAGTTGGCGTGAAAAAGGAGCCCAAACCCGATACCGATTGCGAGAAGCGGAGGCCAGCGGCGCTTCCAGTCCCCCAGGAAACCCCAGAAAATGATCAGGAGTATGAGGCCGCCCGCTGAGTAGTACCGACCTTGCCGGGCATACAAAAGAAAGGGGACATGCAGGGTGAGAAGTGCTGCGGAAAGTCGCGCCCAGGTTTTGTCCCCGAAACGGCTGAGAACCAGGGCGTACGTCCCCGCGATGCAGGCCAGGCCGGTAACTGCGAAGAAAAACCTGGCCCAGAATGTGGACTGAGGGTCCACCAGTTGCCCAGCGGCGGACATGTAGATCTGCATCCATGGGGACCAGCGCCAGACCATGTCCGCATCAAACTCACGGCGCTCCTCTTGGGAGATGAGATTCACTCCGTCGGTGACGTAGGGGGTCCCTGTCTTTATGACGTTGCGGGCAAGATTCGCTGTCTCCGCCTCGTCCTGCCACAAGGGGCGGGCGCCGAGGTTGAAAAAGATCAGGAAGGCTCCGAGGGCTAGGGTGGCCCATAAAACGGGGTCTTGCCACGCGCGTGCGGGGGGGGGAGTGGATGTACTCATGGGTTGGGCTTGCACCCAGTACCCGCAAACGTGGACGAAAACAAGGGTAAGCTCATTGGGGCTTGACATGCCCCCGGGTTTGGGGATTAATCCCGCGTTCCCGATCTCTAAGCCAGATCGATCTACTCTGGAGGAATTCCCCGATGATGAACGGCAAGAAAGTGGTGGTGGTCATGCCGGCCTACAACGCCGCCGCCACACTCGAACGCACCCTCGCCGAGGTGCCTCGCGATATCGTCGATGATGTCATCCTGGTGGACGACGCCAGCCGTGACAACACCATAGAACATGCCCGCAAGCTCGGAATCAAGTGCTTCCTGCATGAGCGTAACTGGGGGTATGGGCGCAATCAGAAAACCTGCTATGCCGAGGCCCTCAAGATGGGCGCTGACGTGGCCATCATGGTCCACCCCGACTATCAGTACACGCCGCTTATTATCCCGGCCATAGCCAATCTGGCCACGTCCGGACTCTATGATGTGGTGATCGCTTCCCGCATTTTGGGCGGCACAGCGCTTCAAGGCGGCATGCCGGGTTACAAGTATGTCTCCAATCGTTTCCTGACGCTGTCGCAGAACCTGCTCATGGGAGCCAAGCTTTCGGAGTACCACACTGGCTATCGGGCATTCACCCGTG
This genomic window contains:
- a CDS encoding glycosyltransferase family 2 protein, with the translated sequence MMNGKKVVVVMPAYNAAATLERTLAEVPRDIVDDVILVDDASRDNTIEHARKLGIKCFLHERNWGYGRNQKTCYAEALKMGADVAIMVHPDYQYTPLIIPAIANLATSGLYDVVIASRILGGTALQGGMPGYKYVSNRFLTLSQNLLMGAKLSEYHTGYRAFTREVLEKLPLWENSDDFVFDNQMLAQALYFGFKIGEVSCPTKYFEEASSINFKRSCVYGLGCLKTAWQFRMQKMGRANHKIFDPNGRGLNDPEAGYYTDQTATCYP